Proteins co-encoded in one Chitinophagales bacterium genomic window:
- a CDS encoding serine hydrolase domain-containing protein, translating into MNCKTTYFLFLTVCLFIAVNLQAQPLAEAKPETVGISSKQLENIDALFQQYIDKNWLPGGTVLIARKGKVAYFKTFGNKDVDAKIPYQKDDIFRLASMTKSVTTVATFMLFEKGLFRLDDPVWWYLPEWKDAKVLDSFNEADSTYTTVEAKNPITIRHLLTHSSGISYDFISKVSGAIYAKNGATVMDLAGQGMTTASMSKRLSEQPLMHQPGEKFTYGHSTDVLGRLVEVLSGQTLGQFCSEYIFKPLSMKETHFYLPKNLSARLVPVYYEVQNKGLNKHDIRTYTYAYPMMEERDYFSGGAGLSSTTMDYAIFAQMLLNKGSYNGKHILGRKTVELMTATDQLQHLGIEDYGLMGKNGATFSLGFSMLTESSLSRTSGSVGTFGWGGIFNTKYWVDPVEDMVMVAMTQVYPSYHPEFWEKLYAIIYGALED; encoded by the coding sequence ATGAACTGCAAAACGACTTACTTTCTCTTTTTGACCGTTTGCCTTTTTATAGCAGTCAATCTGCAAGCCCAACCTTTGGCTGAGGCAAAACCCGAAACTGTGGGCATATCCTCTAAACAGTTGGAAAACATTGATGCCCTGTTTCAACAGTATATTGACAAAAACTGGCTACCAGGTGGCACTGTTTTGATTGCTCGAAAAGGTAAAGTTGCTTACTTCAAAACGTTTGGTAACAAGGACGTAGATGCGAAAATACCTTACCAAAAAGACGATATTTTTCGCTTGGCATCCATGACCAAAAGCGTGACAACCGTAGCCACTTTTATGCTCTTCGAAAAGGGATTGTTCCGTTTAGACGACCCTGTTTGGTGGTATTTGCCCGAATGGAAAGACGCAAAAGTGTTGGATAGCTTCAATGAGGCAGACAGCACTTACACAACGGTTGAAGCCAAAAATCCAATAACGATTCGACATTTATTGACGCACAGTTCGGGAATTTCCTACGATTTTATAAGCAAAGTTTCAGGAGCGATTTACGCCAAAAATGGTGCAACGGTGATGGATTTAGCGGGTCAAGGCATGACGACTGCAAGTATGTCTAAGCGGCTTTCAGAACAACCTTTGATGCACCAACCTGGTGAAAAATTTACTTATGGACACAGCACCGATGTTTTGGGCCGTTTGGTCGAAGTTTTGTCGGGACAGACTTTGGGGCAGTTTTGCAGTGAATACATTTTCAAGCCTTTGAGCATGAAAGAAACACATTTTTACTTACCCAAAAACTTATCTGCTCGTTTAGTTCCAGTTTATTATGAAGTACAAAACAAGGGTTTGAATAAACATGATATCCGTACCTATACCTATGCTTATCCAATGATGGAGGAAAGGGATTATTTTTCGGGAGGTGCAGGTTTGAGTTCGACAACAATGGATTATGCCATTTTTGCACAGATGTTGCTCAACAAGGGCAGCTACAATGGCAAGCATATTTTGGGACGAAAAACGGTAGAGTTGATGACTGCAACGGATCAATTGCAGCATTTGGGCATTGAAGACTATGGACTTATGGGGAAAAACGGGGCTACTTTTTCACTTGGTTTTTCGATGCTGACCGAATCCAGTCTTTCTCGCACATCAGGTTCTGTTGGTACTTTTGGTTGGGGTGGTATTTTCAACACAAAATATTGGGTAGATCCAGTTGAAGATATGGTGATGGTTGCCATGACTCAAGTGTATCCTTCTTATCACCCCGAATTTTGGGAGAAATTGTATGCGATTATTTATGGAGCTTTGGAAGATTGA
- the coaD gene encoding pantetheine-phosphate adenylyltransferase, with protein sequence MSKIAVFPGSFDPITKGHLDILQRAVPLFDEVIVAIGINSQKKYLFSLEQRLAFIEATFEDEPKVKTATYEGLTVEFCKNIGAKYLVRGLRSNLDFEYEKPIAQLNNDLYPDMETIFLISQPQYGHISSTIIREIYKNDGDISQFLPKAAWNLMKKN encoded by the coding sequence ACCAAAGGTCATTTAGACATCCTTCAAAGGGCAGTACCTCTTTTTGATGAAGTAATCGTTGCGATAGGCATCAATTCTCAGAAAAAATACCTCTTTTCGCTCGAACAAAGATTGGCATTTATTGAAGCAACCTTTGAAGATGAGCCAAAGGTGAAAACTGCTACTTACGAAGGATTGACAGTGGAGTTCTGCAAAAACATTGGCGCAAAATATTTGGTGAGAGGCTTGCGCTCCAACTTAGATTTTGAATACGAAAAACCCATTGCCCAACTCAACAACGACCTTTATCCTGATATGGAAACCATTTTCCTAATCAGCCAACCACAATACGGACACATCAGTTCGACCATCATTCGTGAAATCTACAAAAACGATGGCGATATTTCGCAGTTTTTGCCCAAAGCAGCTTGGAACTTGATGAAGAAAAATTGA